Proteins co-encoded in one Garra rufa chromosome 21, GarRuf1.0, whole genome shotgun sequence genomic window:
- the peli2 gene encoding E3 ubiquitin-protein ligase pellino homolog 2: protein MFSPGQEEHCAPTKEPVKYGELVVLGYNGSLPNGDRGRRKSRFALYKRTKANGVKPSTVHILNTPQASKAVNCKGQHSISYTLSRNQTVVVEYSHDKDTDMFQIGRSTEGPIDFVVTDTVSGGGDSEDTPITQSTISRFACRVVCERNPPYTARIYAAGFDSSKNIFLGEKAAKWKNPDGHMDGLTTNGVLVMHPRGGFTEESKPGVWREISVCGDVYTLRETRSAQTRGKLVESESNILQDGSLVDLCGATLLWRTADGLFHTPTQKHLEALRQELNAARPQCPVGLNTLAFPSMQRCSRALSSVATQEDKQPWVYLACGHVHGYHDWGHRSERDPNAQRECPMCRAVGPYVPLWLGCEPAFYVDTGAPTHAFVPCGHVCSEKSARYWAEIPLPHGTHAFHAACPFCATQLNLAQKWAKLIFQGPVD, encoded by the exons TTTCACCGGGTCAAGAGGAGCACTGTGCGCCCACCAAAGAGCCAGTGAAGTACGGCGAACTGGTGGTTTTGGG GTACAATGGTTCACTCCCCAATGGAGACAGAGGGCGAAGAAAAAGCCGGTTTGCCCTTTACAAGAGAACCAAAGCCAACGGTGTCAAACCCAGCACTGTACACATTCTTAACACACCACAAGCCAGCAAG GCGGTGAACTGTAAGGGCCAGCACAGCATCTCCTACACGCTGTCCAGAAACCAGACGGTGGTGGTGGAGTACAGCCATGACAAAGACACTGACATGTTCCAG ATCGGACGATCAACGGAAGGCCCTATTGACTTTGTGGTGACTGACACTGTGTCAGGTGGAGGGGACAGTGAAGACACACCCATCACTCAAAGCACCATCTCCCGCTTTGCCTGCAGGGTGGTGTGTGAGCGTAACCCACCCTACACAGCGCGCATCTACGCTGCAGGCTTTGATTCTTCTAAGAATATATTTCTCGGA GAGAAAGCAGCCAAATGGAAGAATCCGGATGGTCACATGGACGGGCTGACAACCAATGGTGTGCTAGTCATGCACCCACGCGGCGGGTTCACAGAAGAGTCCAAGCCTGGTGTGTGGAGGGAGATATCTGTGTGTGGAGATGTTTATACACTTAGAGAAACACGGTCCGCTCAAACGCGAGGCAAACTG GTGGAGAGCGAGAGTAACATACTCCAGGATGGCTCTTTGGTTGACCTGTGCGGAGCCACACTACTCTGGCGCACAGCTGACGGCCTTTTCCACACCCCCACTCAGAAACACCTTGAGGCCTTGCGGCAGGAGCTCAACGCAGCCCGGCCTCAGTGTCCTGTGGGCCTCAACACACTGGCCTTTCCCAGCATGCAACGCTGCAGCCGTGCCCTGAGCAGCGTCGCCACCCAGGAAGACAAGCAGCCATGGGTCTACCTTGCCTGTGGCCACGTTCACGGCTACCACGACTGGGGCCACCGTTCTGAACGAGACCCCAATGCTCAAAGAGAGTGTCCCATGTGCAGAGCCGTGGGCCCCTACGTGCCACTCTGGCTCGGATGCGAACCAGCTTTTTACGTAGACACTGGCGCACCAACGCACGCCTTTGTACCTTGCGGCCACGTGTGCTCTGAAAAGTCAGCCCGCTATTGGGCGGAGATTCCTTTACCGCACGGCACCCATGCTTTCCATGCCGCCTGCCCTTTCTGCGCTACTCAACTCAATCTGGCGCAAAAGTGGGCAAAGCTCATCTTTCAGGGGCCTGTAGACTGA